One Rosa chinensis cultivar Old Blush chromosome 3, RchiOBHm-V2, whole genome shotgun sequence DNA window includes the following coding sequences:
- the LOC112193223 gene encoding pentatricopeptide repeat-containing protein At5g03800: MNTVIQPAFAALPPPLSQYYPPKPPPHSSLSLSPSRPKPKTPLNFSTQSLQPLFTTPHPPNPNGSHQTHSLFSHLLHLLRLSSRHADPELARAVHASVLKLENDTHLGNALVSAYLQLGLVPDAYRVFQSLPCPNVVSFTALVSGFAKSGREEEAVELFCRMRRSGIEPNEYSFVAILTACIRILDLELGLQVHALAAKMGYLDCVFVSNAVMGLYGKCGCLDYALKVFDEMPHRDIASWNTAMASLANEFMYDEVFELFCEVLRGDGCVADYITLSTVLTACTGSNAFVEGQEVHAYAVKTGLEGNLSVGNALIELYGECGSVKDVAALFERMPVRDVITWTEMITAYMDFGLVGLAVEMFDQMPERNCFSYNALMAGFCRNGEGLRALDLFMRMVEEGMELTEFTLTSVVGACGLLMDCKTSEQIHGFVVKFGFDSNACIGAALLDMCTRCDQMGDAKKLFHQWPSEQEKSIILTSLICGYTRTGQLDEAISIFHRYQSEGIMVVDEVASTSLLGLCGTIGYHELGKQIHSHAIKYGFLADVGVGNATMSMYTKCWNMDEGIKIFSMMSTRDIVSWNVLLAGYLLHRQGDDALAVWSKMEKTGIKPDKITFILIISAHRHTNSNSVDNCRSLFLSMKAVYDIEPTSEHFASFIGVLGYWGLLDEAEDTISKMPFEPEVSVWRALLDSCRIRMNATVGKRVVKRILAMEPKDPSSYILISNLYSASGRWHCSEMVRDDMRKKGFWKHPGRSWFIHNNKIHPFYARDKSHPQAKDIYSGLEILIVECMKAGYVPDTSFVLHEVEEHQKKDFLYYHSAKLAATYGLLTNKPGKPIRVVKNILLCGDCHTFLKYLSVVAKRALHVRDASGFHYFSNGQCSCKDYW, from the coding sequence ATGAACACCGTTATCCAACCCGCCTTCGCCGCCTTACCTCCTCCGCTCTCTCAGTACTACCCTCCAAAACCACCACCGcactcctctctttctctctctccctctagacccaaacccaaaaccccccTCAACTTCTCCACCCAATCCCTCCAACCCCTTTTCACCACTCCACACCCTCCCAATCCCAATGGCTCTCACCAAAcccactctctcttctcccaTCTCCTCCATCTGCTCCGCCTCTCGTCCCGCCACGCCGACCCCGAGCTCGCCAGGGCCGTCCACGCCTCCGTTCTCAAGCTCGAAAACGACACCCATCTCGGCAACGCCCTTGTTTCGGCTTATCTCCAGCTGGGTCTCGTTCCCGACGCTTACCGGGTCTTTCAGAGCCTCCCATGCCCCAATGTGGTGTCTTTCACCGCCCTCGTTTCCGGTTTTGCCAAGTCCGGCCGGGAAGAGGAGGCGGTGGAGCTTTTCTGTAGGATGAGGAGGTCAGGTATTGAGCCTAACGAGTACAGCTTTGTTGCAATTTTGACTGCTTGTATTCGGATTTTGGACCTCGAATTGGGTCTGCAGGTTCATGCCTTGGCGGCTAAGATGGGTtacttggattgtgtttttgtttCCAATGCCGTGATGGGTCTGTATGGGAAATGTGGGTGTTTGGATTATGCGCTtaaggtgtttgatgaaatgcctcACAGAGACATTGCGTCTTGGAATACTGCTATGGCGAGTCTAGCGAATGAGTTTATGTATGATGAAGTGTTTGAGTTGTTCTGTGAAGTGTTGCGAGGTGATGGGTGTGTGGCGGACTATATCACGCTTTCGACTGTTTTGACTGCTTGTACTGGTAGTAATGCTTTCGTGGAAGGGCAAGAAGTTCACGCCTATGCTGTCAAGACTGGTTTGGAGGGCAATTTGAGTGTTGGCAATGCACTTATTGAGTTATATGGTGAGTGTGGGAGTGTAAAAGATGTGGCTGCTTTGTTCGAGAGGATGCCTGTTAGGGATGTTATTACTTGGACGGAGATGATTACTGCCTACATGGACTTCGGGTTGGTGGGGTTGGCTGTGGAGATGTTTGATCAGATGCCAGAGAGGAATTGTTTTTCTTATAATGCTCTAATGGCTGGCTTTTGTCGAAATGGGGAAGGTTTGAGGGCACTGGATTTATTTATGAGAATGGTGGAGGAGGGTATGGAGCTGACAGAATTCACTTTGACTAGTGTTGTTGGTGCTTGTGGCTTGCTCATGGACTGCAAAACTAGTGAGCAAATTCATGGGTTTGTTGTCAAGTTTGGTTTTGATTCAAATGCTTGTATTGGAGCTGCGTTGCTTGATATGTGCACAAGGTGTGATCAAATGGGAGATGCCAAGAAACTGTTTCACCAGTGGCCAAGTGAGCAGGAAAAATCTATAATTTTGACTTCACTTATATGTGGGTATACTCGAACTGGGCAACTGGATGAGGCAATTTCTATTTTCCACCGATATCAATCAGAAGGAATAATGGTTGTGGATGAAGTTGCATCAACTTCACTACTTGGTCTTTGTGGAACTATAGGGTATCATGAACTGGGGAAACAAATCCACTCGCATGCTATCAAGTATGGTTTTCTAGCTGATGTAGGGGTAGGAAATGCCACGATGAGCATGTACACAAAGTGCTGGAACATGGATGAGGGAATCAAAATATTCAGTATGATGTCCACTCGCGACATAGTTTCATGGAATGTTTTGCTGGCTGGTTATCTTCTGCATAGACAGGGTGATGACGCCTTAGCGGTCTGGTCAAAGATGGAGAAGACTGGCATAAAACCAGACAAGATTACCTTTATTTTGATCATTTCAGCACACAGACATACTAACTCCAATTCTGTTGACAATTGTCGAAGTTTGTTTCTCTCCATGAAAGCAGTTTATGACATTGAGCCCACTTCAGAGCATTTTGCCTCATTTATTGGTGTTTTAGGGTACTGGGGTCTGTTGGATGAGGCAGAGGATACTATCAGTAAGATGCCCTTTGAGCCTGAAGTTTCTGTTTGGCGAGCTTTGCTTGATAGCTGTAGAATCCGTATGAATGCAACTGTTGGAAAAAGGGTTGTGAAACGTATACTTGCGATGGAGCCCAAAGATCCATCTAGCTACATACTCATATCAAATCTGTATTCAGCATCTGGGAGATGGCATTGCTCTGAAATGGTGAGAGATGACATGAGAAAAAAGGGGTTCTGGAAGCACCCAGGTCGAAGTTGGTTCATTCATAACAACAAGATACATCCATTCTATGCAAGAGATAAATCCCACCCCCAGGCGAAAGACATATATAGTGGATTAGAAATACTTATTGTAGAATGCATGAAAGCTGGTTACGTTCCAGACACAAGCTTTGTTCTTCATGAAGTGGAAGAGCATCAGAAGAAGGATTTCTTGTACTATCACAGTGCAAAACTAGCAGCCACCTATGGGCTTCTGACCAACAAACCAGGAAAACCAATTCGAGTTGTGAAGAATATCCTTCTATGTGGAGACTGCCATACCTTCTTAAAGTACTTGTCCGTTGTTGCCAAGAGAGCATTACATGTAAGAGATGCTTCCGGATTTCACTATTTTTCAAATGGTCAGTGCTCATGCAAAGATTACTGGTGA
- the LOC112193224 gene encoding cactin isoform X2, giving the protein MLWIKLGFVGRNLLPSYLLNKEAYILALKQTSKYLLEEKNYSQLEALHAEIESQMRSGTAKVVAYWEAVLRRLHVLKAKACLKEIHAKMLHKRLQHLEGREDGEEKLDMPDDLQPEEESEPDANGAETYTSEPVEEIHMAEEAGSFSQELLHGDENEDVNDPEENTAILEHKRMAVSEEQQTRI; this is encoded by the exons ATGCTTTGGATCAAGCTAGGGTTCGTTGGGAGGAACCTCCTGCCAAGTTACTTGCTGAACAAAGAGGCTTATATTCTAGCATTGAAGCAGACTTCCAAGTATCTCTTGGAAGAGAAGAATTATAGTCAGTTGGAGGCATTACATGCTGAAATTGAGTCACAGATGCGTTCTGGTACAGCCAAGGTTGTTGCGTATTGGGAGGCTGTTCTTAGACGCCTCCATGTATTGAAGGCCAAG GCCTGTTTGAAAGAAATCCATGCTAAAATGTTGCACAAGCGTCTGCAACACCTTGAGGGGCGAGAGGATGGTGAAGAGAAATTGGATATGCCCGATGATTTACAACCTGAAGAGGAGAGTGAGCCTGATGCTAATG GTGCTGAAACATATACATCAGAACCCGTAGAGGAGATCCACATGGCTGAAGAGGCCGGTTCATTTTCACAAGAACTATTACATGGAGATGAAAATGAGGACGTGAATGACCCTGAAGAGAATACGGCTATACTG GAACACAAGCGTATGGCTGTATCAGAAGAACAACAAACACGAATTTAA
- the LOC112193224 gene encoding cactin isoform X1 gives MLWIKLGFVGRNLLPSYLLNKEAYILALKQTSKYLLEEKNYSQLEALHAEIESQMRSGTAKVVAYWEAVLRRLHVLKAKACLKEIHAKMLHKRLQHLEGREDGEEKLDMPDDLQPEEESEPDANGAETYTSEPVEEIHMAEEAGSFSQELLHGDENEDVNDPEENTAILEHKRTALLEQQQPRIQEAMASKPAPPPED, from the exons ATGCTTTGGATCAAGCTAGGGTTCGTTGGGAGGAACCTCCTGCCAAGTTACTTGCTGAACAAAGAGGCTTATATTCTAGCATTGAAGCAGACTTCCAAGTATCTCTTGGAAGAGAAGAATTATAGTCAGTTGGAGGCATTACATGCTGAAATTGAGTCACAGATGCGTTCTGGTACAGCCAAGGTTGTTGCGTATTGGGAGGCTGTTCTTAGACGCCTCCATGTATTGAAGGCCAAG GCCTGTTTGAAAGAAATCCATGCTAAAATGTTGCACAAGCGTCTGCAACACCTTGAGGGGCGAGAGGATGGTGAAGAGAAATTGGATATGCCCGATGATTTACAACCTGAAGAGGAGAGTGAGCCTGATGCTAATG GTGCTGAAACATATACATCAGAACCCGTAGAGGAGATCCACATGGCTGAAGAGGCCGGTTCATTTTCACAAGAACTATTACATGGAGATGAAAATGAGGACGTGAATGACCCTGAAGAGAATACGGCTATACTG GAACACAAGCGTACAGCTTTATTAGAACAACAACAACCACGAATTCAAGAAGCTATGGCATCAAAGCCAGCTCCACCACCAGAAGattag